TCTCCGGCGGGCTTCAGCCCACGAACACGCCGCCGCTGGGGTGCAGCAGCTCGCCGGTGAAGAACGAGGCCTCGTCCGAGGCGAGGAAAAGCGCCGTGTTGGCGATCTCCTCCGGCTGGCCGAAGCGGCCCATCCAGGTCATACCCAGCACGCGGCGCTGAGCCTCCTCATCGGTGCGCAGGCGCTCCGTCATCGGCGTCTCGATAAAGCCGGGGCCGATGGCGTTGACGCGGATGCCGCTCGTCGCCAGCTCCATCGCCAGCACTTTGGTCAGCATCCAGACGCCCGCCTTACTGATGCTGTAGGCGCCGCCCTGCCCCGGCATGCGCGACATGATCGAGCCGAGGTTGATGATGCTGCCCGGCCGCTTGTTAGCCAGCATCCAGGCGGCGGCGGCCTTGTCCGAGTAGTAGACGCCCCAGAAGTTGACGTCGATCACGCGCTTGAACCAGTCCACCGGCATCGTCAGCACCGTGAACGGCTGCTGGGGCTGCTCCTCCGTCGCCGGCCTGCCGGAGCCGATGCCCGCCGCGGCCACCAGCACATCGACGGCGCCGAAGGCCGAGACGCACTGCTGCACCATGCGCTCGTTCGCCGCCTGGTCGGTGGTGTCCACCTGCAGCGCCGTCGCTTTGCCGCCGGCCGCCTCGACCTGGCGCACCGTTTCGGCGGCGCCTTCGAGGTTCATGTCGGCGGCGCAGACCGCGGCGCCTTCTCTGGCGAAGCGCAGGCAGCAGGCGCGGCCAATGCCGCTGCCGCCGCCCGTCACCAACGCAACCTTGCCCTCAAGCCGTCCGGCCATCGTCAATCCCTTGACTCGATCATCGCTGCCCACTAACAGAGGACACCCAGCTAGCAGCCCACCGGGATGTCATGG
Above is a window of Dehalococcoidia bacterium DNA encoding:
- a CDS encoding SDR family NAD(P)-dependent oxidoreductase, translated to MAGRLEGKVALVTGGGSGIGRACCLRFAREGAAVCAADMNLEGAAETVRQVEAAGGKATALQVDTTDQAANERMVQQCVSAFGAVDVLVAAAGIGSGRPATEEQPQQPFTVLTMPVDWFKRVIDVNFWGVYYSDKAAAAWMLANKRPGSIINLGSIMSRMPGQGGAYSISKAGVWMLTKVLAMELATSGIRVNAIGPGFIETPMTERLRTDEEAQRRVLGMTWMGRFGQPEEIANTALFLASDEASFFTGELLHPSGGVFVG